One stretch of Pieris brassicae chromosome 8, ilPieBrab1.1, whole genome shotgun sequence DNA includes these proteins:
- the LOC123713460 gene encoding zinc finger protein 112-like gives MSGAAVLKLEMDSDLCGICGCSGELMTPEEYDASELPQVPLRSMLLQINNHKAIPEGRLCSSCISRAVDAYQFSSSLSAKGTPSLSDKVRLLRKRLLDLTQKIDVFIVVGGQNKESGAMYNEDDIIMVDRDALASAAAFDTDDLEKVKNAAGESVYQCTVCPMSFEVASEYRSHVNSHGSSARHSCWTCGAQFTSLEAFQDHTLLHRVQANNQLVNCCPVCEETFSSRSELGAHARAVHTSGISVCEVCSSAVPVDELPAHRLAHRQADRFLCGYDLCILRFPTRSDLMSHIRSCHAGTAGPDVSIDKAQGGQADGATGLTSRTMGHTGDSGSSERIVPCANCDRMFGSVAAMKRHARVHRREETQQDEEWVAPTGVSGDVEYLELETLDDLRDYPME, from the exons ATGAGCGGTGCTGCTGTTTTGAAGTTAGAAATGGATTCTGATTTGTGTGGGATATGTGGCTGTAGCGGAGAGCTAATGACACCAGAAGAATATGATGCTTCTGAGTTGCCACAAGTGCCGCTAAGAAGTATGCTTTTGCAGATTAATAACCATAag GCAATACCAGAAGGTAGACTCTGTTCAAGCTGTATTAGTAGAGCTGTTGATGCCTACCAGTTTAGTTCATCCCTGTCAGCCAAAGGTACTCCATCTTTAAGTGATAAAGTTAGGCTTCTTCGAAAACGACTTCTGGACCTTACGCAG AAAATAGATGTGTTCATAGTAGTAGGTGGCCAAAACAAAGAGTCAGGTGCAATGTATAATGAAGATGACATTATCATGGTTGATCGGGATGCACTGGCTTCGGCAGCAGCATTTGACACTGATGACCTGGAAAAAGTTAAGAATGCAGCAGGGGAGTCTGTTTACCAGTGCACAGTTTGTCCAATGTCATTTGAG gtGGCTAGTGAATACCGGAGTCATGTGAACAGTCATGGAAGCAGTGCAAGGCATTCTTGTTGGACATGTGGGGCCCAATTCACATCATTAGAAGCTTTTCAGGATCACACCTTATTGCATCGTGTTCAGGCTAACAATCAG CTAGTTAATTGTTGTCCGGTATGCGAAGAAACATTCTCATCCCGGTCAGAGTTAGGTGCACATGCAAGGGCAGTGCATACCAGCGGTATCAGTGTTTGTGAAGTATGTTCAAGTGCAGTGCCAGTCGATGAATTACCTGCCCACCGCCTGGCTCATAGACAGGCTGACCGCTTTCTGTGTGGATATGATCTCTGTATATTACGGTTTCCTACCAG GAGTGACTTAATGTCTCACATCCGATCATGCCATGCTGGTACAGCGGGGCCTGACGTGAGTATTGACAAAGCCCAAGGTGGGCAAGCTGATGGGGCAACAGGCCTAACTTCCAGGACAATGGGGCATACTGGAGATTCGGGAAGTAGCGAACGAATTGTGCCTTGCGCTAACTGCGATCGAAT GTTCGGATCGGTCGCTGCCATGAAACGACACGCCCGTGTTCATCGGCGCGAAGAAACACAACAG gATGAGGAATGGGTGGCACCTACCGGAGTCAGTGGAGATGTTGAATATCTTGAACTTGAGACCCTGGATGATCTCCGGGACTATCCCATGGAATAA